The Raphanus sativus cultivar WK10039 chromosome 2, ASM80110v3, whole genome shotgun sequence DNA segment tcttacaatttttggtaatttatagacgttttaaaaaatttaaaatataacatatatgaaaaatctatttttttaaaatatgtttaagtgattattttataatattaattaaaataaaatgtagaggatacaaatttttttatcaaatattttgatttgtaatcattaattatcatatatacgttaatcatattaggtaatttcgtagcttttatttaaggaaataaacttacgtagattttatttaaggaaagaatttaagactactaattaatatgataattagtttaataaaaagtataatatatatttatatggaccaacatatttttctaaggatttctgaaaatcatcctagtgatgacacgtggctacaaaacatgttgtaatgttccaggattaatatataggggatgttaAGTTTAGTCTTATAGATGATGATTAATATTAGCATTAGGAAGGCGTTATCGTCGCTGTTGTAAACATATGGCCGCGTAGGCTGTGTATTTCTTAGCTAATTCTTCTTAAGAATACTCATCGtgttttagttaaatatatcacgtaattttagatgttttaatattaaatcaTTCATATTAAGCGTACAATACAAAAACCATAAGGCTTATTTTGTTGTTGGGAAGATCTTACAAGTACAGATGATAAAATGATTAAGTGTAACgcttataaaattaaaaatctgaagACAATCACTGAAACTTAAAAGGATTTCCTCTGCGATGAAGTATCCTCCACCAACACAGAACAGAAAGCTATGTATCGAGATTGAGAACAAGGGAAGAGAGATGAGTCACATGATACTAATATGTTTGTTTAGTATTTATGCTATAGtgcaaattaaaaaagaaatgtaACATGTAAATTTAACAATGGATGTGAAAAAAAAAGTGCGGTGTTGACAtatggaaaaaaatattgagtCTCGTTTGTGGTGGGGAGGTTTcactttttttgtttggtctcCTCTCCATGTGACTCACGAATCTTACTACACACACATCATCGACATAGTTTCAGTAAACACGCTCCCATAAAGTTTTCAGTGACAATATCTCCACAGTCCACACCCTCACATGCCCCTTttcttatatgtttttatatttgtgtttgtcTCAACATGgtaatctttatatattttgttaaacttCCAATTCAAAACCAGTTTTCAATAAGTAGTTTGTATGGTTTGATAAGCTATCCCATACCTCTTTTGTGGGCTCCATATATGAGCATGCCGCatccaaattaaataaaagtctCTTAGAATCATTGATCTTCATATAACCAAGTGATGAGCATTAGTTGTGATGTTCTACATTTTATCTGCACGTCGTTGTCTTGTCCCTCTTAACcttctttttacattttttttaacttctatTAATATTTTCACTATATATGCTCCAAACTGAAGCAAAAATACAAAACTACCATATGAAAAGATACATGTTATAATTATgaaatttgtcaaaaaaaaaaaaaaacaaatttgtcaCCCACCACAATTCTGTCATTATTTTCATTAAGGTCATGTAGACTTTCATATTTGACATAAACATTTTAGGCTGCAACATCTGAAGAAGATTCAATGGAGATGATTATGAGAAGTTGATAATATATACAGAAGAGTGGAGGTTATAACACTTGAATCTTTAGTCATGCCCTACCCAACGTTGGATCCTAGACCAAGAACTAAGCTTATATCTggtgaaaaaatatttacagaTTCTTCTCAACTTTAAAGAAgcaattaaagaaaaaaaactagatgAGACTTAAGCTCACAGCCTAAGCTAACATGTTCCTTCAAGAGTAGGACCGAACCAAGCCAAAGTTGACAAAAGATTTCGATTTGAAGAGACCCCCAAAGAGAAACCTGGTTGGAGATTCTTGTGAAGAAGGTTTCTGTCTCTGTTGATGTTGTTCTTCAGGGTTGTTCTTGACTTTGAGTATAGTCTGGCCAATGGTCTTTCTTATGGCATCTATAGTCTTGGCATCAATAGAGTAACCAGACGCATCGCTGACATAGAACGTGTTCAGAGCTTTGCCTCCTTTGGTTTTAACTTCAGCTCTCGTAACCGTTAGACTGTTCTCACGGAATATGCGGGTCACGTTTGATAACAACCCTACTCTATCCGTAGTACACAGCTCCAACTTCAACCCCTATCAAAGAACAAGCATCTTCAGTAACAGTTACagaaactatatatatgatgtttattttttgttaataccTCAGATACTCTTCTGTTGATAGCTGCTTCAAGACACTGTATGACTCTTTGCTTCTCAGCCTCTGACTTCACAGGGGAACCATCTATATGTCTCACGTAATACTCCTGATACGCCTCTGTGCCTTCACTATCAACGCTTCCATGGAAGACAACATACTGCATATCAGTCAAAGTGCAGACAGTGTCAAACAGAAGCTTCGGTCTGTCTTTACACCTAACAGTGACCACCGAGTAATCCTTATCAAGCCAGTTATCAACGCAAACATCCGGTCTCTGCCTCTCATCTTGAACCGAGGAGGACTCATCGTCCACCGCCGTCGCAAGGTGCTCGTAGTCTCTGTCTTCAAACATCATCTGGTGAAGCCTCCTGTCAGTGTGAACCTCACCGTGAGACAGAACAGTTTTGGCTTCCTTAGGTGTGTTGCTGCTTCCCTTGAGCACGTTCCTGAGAAGGTTCTTGATCCGAGAGAGCCTCTCCGGGTCGGAGATAGCGCACCCGGTCGAGTCGTCAGTCACCTGCATCACAGCGGCTGCTCTGGTGTTGTGCGTCCAGACCTCTGCGTTTAGGACGCTGCATTTGAGATGGGTCAGGACAGCTGTCAGCTCAGAGAGGAGACCTGGTCTGTCACAGCCGGTTAGCTCGATGACAGTGCTGTCTGTTGATGGTGTGACACCGACGGTTCTCATGGAAGTGGAGAAACAAGCTTCAGGACCAAGAGACTGAGAAAGTAATACTCATTAGACTCATATAAGATGAAGAGAACCAaatcttgcttttttttttttaaacttactTTTTGGATATAGTCTAGAACAACTTCGTCTGTGACTTTGTTACCATCTTGGTCAGTGACGTTAAATACTGCCAAGTGCAGAGAAACACATGAGACTCAATTCTTCCTTGTAAAGAGAGGACTGAGAAAGTGAAGCATACCATCCATGAACCAACCACCATCAGAGGAGATGTAAGCTTTGGTGATAGTGAGGTTGAGATCAGTGAGGATTTGCACAACTTCAAGAAGAATCCCATATTCATTTGCACTGTCCACCTGAGAAACATCACCAAGCAGAGAATATGtgtgagaaaaaagaaaaaaaaaactatagacTATACAAAACCACAAGATGAGAGGAAAAGAAAGTACCCTTATCACAGTAGCGTTCTTGCAGGAGTCATTATCAATCACAACcctaaataaacaaacaaaaacagaggTTTAATCCAAAAACAGAGatttattgttaaaaattataaaaaaaaagtagcaGAAACAAGTTGTAAAAGTGATGATACCTGGGTGGGTTCATTCTTCTAATGAGCTTCTCATACTCATCATCCATATCCTGTGAAAAACTCATGCTAACAtctgcaaaataaaaaaaagaacagtTACAGATTCCATTAAAAAACCAAAACTTTCAGAAAACCCATAAAGTCCCTTCTGTTAAAACCTATTtgcaaaaagagaaaaaaaaaattctctgttttcttctagaagaaagagagagaccaCTAACAGATTTGCAGgtcaaaaaataaagaagagagaTCCCACCGACATCAAATCCTAAAAACTAACTTCTGAGGAGAGaaacccagaaaaaaaaatagccaCTAAAGGAAAGTTCTTAGCCCAAAACAAGAAACTAAAACGAGTCAAacaacaagagaagaagaagaagaaaaaaaaaaagaaggagacTTTACCCATAATCGTTACTTTTTAGGGGTTATGAATCTCGAGAAAAAAGCTAAAGTAAGTTTCAGTGAGTTCcgaagaggagaagaaggagaaagacctgtatatatataatggCCAACCCACAAGATCTTTTCACTCTCTGCAaactctcttttttatttttttaatattaaattaatcaaaGAGACACGATTCTCCCATAAACGAGCAACTCACACAGAGAGACAATtaatcggaaaaaaaaaaaggaaataaagctCACTGTTTCTTGTTATACGGTGAAAGAGAAGGGAAAGAAAAGATGGGTGAACTGTAACTCTCCGCGTATGCTAGCCACGTGCGGTCTGATTACGCTAATGTGCGCGTATGAGTTATCAtgttaaatatcattttttaacCATGTGATGGATAGATGAATTACTGACAAGGTCTCATCTAATCTCTGTCACCCGAACTTCTCGGAGCGgaagtgaaaaaaaattaaatcaattttaccGTTTCGAGTTTTAAGCCGATTCTCTGATTCTAAAGATTCATTGAAGATATTGTTGCATCGTATACTTGAGATTCTTATGCAAAAGAAATGATATGATTCCATCTTTAATTATGTAACAAAATCTATGTATTCCATCTTTAAtcgaatatttaaaatatagaatgTGCCATAAAATCAGCCAAGaatatttactttttcaatACTACTTGTGCAACAgaagaaataatatataagtttatttcCATTTAAAAATCAGGAAATGGAAAActgcaaatgttttttttttaagaacggCCATATGGGAATAGTGTTACCGTATTAAGTTATTGTGTAactgttgtcaaaaaaaaaaaagttattgtgTAACAATTGTTTTCCTTATGTAAGAAATTACAGGAGATTCGGAAAAAGTGtaacatatatgaaatttatagtAAACCCGCGCCCTTAAATTTATGGGGAATTGGATTGTACAACCATCAAACAAATGTTAATTCACCTCATAGCTAAAATCTCTAGATCATCTATATATCAACTCCACAATATAAAAAGTAGCCAT contains these protein-coding regions:
- the LOC108818421 gene encoding ACT domain-containing protein ACR4 isoform X2, translated to MSFSQDMDDEYEKLIRRMNPPRVVIDNDSCKNATVIRVDSANEYGILLEVVQILTDLNLTITKAYISSDGGWFMDVFNVTDQDGNKVTDEVVLDYIQKSLGPEACFSTSMRTVGVTPSTDSTVIELTGCDRPGLLSELTAVLTHLKCSVLNAEVWTHNTRAAAVMQVTDDSTGCAISDPERLSRIKNLLRNVLKGSSNTPKEAKTVLSHGEVHTDRRLHQMMFEDRDYEHLATAVDDESSSVQDERQRPDVCVDNWLDKDYSVVTVRCKDRPKLLFDTVCTLTDMQYVVFHGSVDSEGTEAYQEYYVRHIDGSPVKSEAEKQRVIQCLEAAINRRVSEGLKLELCTTDRVGLLSNVTRIFRENSLTVTRAEVKTKGGKALNTFYVSDASGYSIDAKTIDAIRKTIGQTILKVKNNPEEQHQQRQKPSSQESPTRFLFGGLFKSKSFVNFGLVRSYS
- the LOC108818421 gene encoding ACT domain-containing protein ACR4 isoform X1 is translated as MDVSMSFSQDMDDEYEKLIRRMNPPRVVIDNDSCKNATVIRVDSANEYGILLEVVQILTDLNLTITKAYISSDGGWFMDVFNVTDQDGNKVTDEVVLDYIQKSLGPEACFSTSMRTVGVTPSTDSTVIELTGCDRPGLLSELTAVLTHLKCSVLNAEVWTHNTRAAAVMQVTDDSTGCAISDPERLSRIKNLLRNVLKGSSNTPKEAKTVLSHGEVHTDRRLHQMMFEDRDYEHLATAVDDESSSVQDERQRPDVCVDNWLDKDYSVVTVRCKDRPKLLFDTVCTLTDMQYVVFHGSVDSEGTEAYQEYYVRHIDGSPVKSEAEKQRVIQCLEAAINRRVSEGLKLELCTTDRVGLLSNVTRIFRENSLTVTRAEVKTKGGKALNTFYVSDASGYSIDAKTIDAIRKTIGQTILKVKNNPEEQHQQRQKPSSQESPTRFLFGGLFKSKSFVNFGLVRSYS